A genome region from Labilibaculum antarcticum includes the following:
- a CDS encoding carboxypeptidase regulatory-like domain-containing protein, whose translation MRLFYLLRRPIILLCLSAIIFSCNESTIDPDLFGSISGIVKTSEENGSLPMEGVTITTNPGTTSVTTNEEGYFELNEVLVGDYTVSAKKEDYTAVSTSISVREAQEVVMQVIMQVAPLDSKIPDDITYVSPLDIQNDQTKLPNKVNLVWKNGETENGDTLRFDVIIFEGASDVNGTKVASNILDTTFTVQNLKFEQTYEWQIVARNKQLDEVEGEKWRFTIEDYPENGYLFVKDTLGSRDIFSWDLADNHLVRLTKDGGSEVSPRISPNEELIAYASNKSGEYHIYTMDTKGKNVVKVTDKPVASYHNNGTGFVWSPEGDQILYGFYGDLYTINYNGTGENKIDDAPVNRHFTDCDWTDQFDNDPKEKIAVLTQGEKPYDNEIYLMDPDGSNRFLLVDNLEGTISNPYFSPDGTKVIFSLDSLFESDKGRQLNARIYSVNIDGTNFVDLSGDDKPAGTNDLQARFTETGGKIVFMNVLNDNEGVKSIWIMDPDGSNREQIITNGEMPDLYNP comes from the coding sequence ATGCGACTATTCTACCTACTCCGCAGACCTATCATATTACTTTGTCTGTCTGCTATTATTTTTTCTTGTAATGAAAGTACCATTGATCCGGATTTATTTGGTTCGATAAGTGGTATTGTGAAAACTTCCGAAGAGAATGGAAGCTTGCCAATGGAAGGAGTTACTATAACAACTAATCCAGGAACTACATCCGTAACAACTAATGAGGAAGGGTATTTTGAATTAAATGAAGTACTCGTTGGTGATTACACGGTTAGTGCCAAAAAGGAAGACTATACTGCTGTAAGTACAAGTATTTCGGTTCGCGAAGCACAAGAGGTGGTAATGCAGGTGATTATGCAAGTAGCACCTCTTGATTCAAAGATTCCTGATGATATAACATATGTTTCACCATTAGATATACAGAATGATCAAACTAAACTTCCAAACAAAGTAAATCTAGTTTGGAAGAATGGAGAAACAGAAAATGGTGATACATTGCGCTTTGATGTTATTATTTTTGAAGGTGCAAGTGATGTGAATGGTACAAAGGTTGCTTCAAATATCTTGGATACAACTTTTACTGTTCAAAATCTGAAATTTGAACAAACCTATGAATGGCAAATTGTCGCTAGAAATAAACAGTTGGATGAAGTTGAAGGGGAGAAATGGCGATTTACAATAGAAGATTACCCCGAGAATGGTTACTTATTTGTGAAAGATACTTTGGGATCTAGAGATATTTTCTCATGGGATTTAGCTGATAATCATTTGGTTCGATTGACAAAGGATGGAGGAAGTGAAGTTTCCCCTAGAATTTCGCCAAATGAAGAGTTGATTGCATATGCCTCTAATAAGTCCGGAGAATACCATATTTACACGATGGATACCAAAGGGAAGAATGTTGTGAAAGTGACCGACAAACCTGTAGCTAGTTATCACAACAACGGAACAGGTTTTGTTTGGTCTCCTGAGGGAGATCAAATTCTTTATGGATTTTATGGAGATCTTTATACTATCAATTATAATGGAACAGGTGAAAATAAAATTGATGATGCTCCGGTAAATCGTCACTTTACAGATTGTGACTGGACAGATCAGTTTGATAATGATCCAAAGGAGAAAATTGCTGTTCTTACACAAGGCGAGAAGCCATATGATAACGAAATCTATTTAATGGATCCAGATGGATCTAATCGATTTTTATTAGTAGATAATTTGGAAGGAACAATTTCAAACCCGTACTTTTCACCAGATGGTACTAAAGTGATTTTTTCTTTGGATTCACTTTTTGAGTCTGATAAAGGCAGACAATTGAATGCAAGAATATATAGCGTAAATATTGATGGTACCAATTTTGTTGATTTATCTGGTGATGATAAACCCGCAGGGACAAACGATCTTCAAGCTAGATTTACAGAGACTGGTGGTAAAATTGTGTTCATGAATGTGCTCAATGATAATGAAGGAGTAAAGAGTATTTGGATTATGGATCCTGATGGTAGTAATCGGGAACAGATTATTACAAATGGAGAGATGCCTGATTTGTATAATCCTTAA
- the csgH gene encoding curli-like amyloid fiber formation chaperone CsgH codes for MFPKIIMVIIMCFCSNTSELKQEFPVRAWIDIEGEVQNLSVKAMFQNNGDNSLSLSYVLNVTKKSQSGSSNSLQKGAFIAPLNKIISLSESRMNLRKDDELIAKLLIYHDNLIVAKDSVVFHGDNS; via the coding sequence ATGTTCCCTAAAATTATCATGGTTATTATCATGTGCTTTTGTAGTAACACATCAGAGCTTAAACAGGAGTTTCCTGTAAGAGCATGGATTGATATTGAAGGGGAAGTCCAGAATTTGTCAGTAAAGGCAATGTTTCAAAATAATGGGGATAACTCCTTGTCATTAAGTTACGTTCTTAACGTAACAAAAAAGAGTCAGTCGGGAAGTTCCAACTCTTTGCAAAAAGGTGCATTTATTGCTCCCTTGAATAAGATTATTTCTCTTTCAGAGTCGAGAATGAATCTTAGAAAAGACGATGAATTAATTGCTAAATTGTTAATTTATCATGATAACTTGATCGTAGCTAAAGATTCTGTTGTTTTCCATGGAGATAATTCTTAA
- a CDS encoding CsgG/HfaB family protein yields MLRYILHYTCCLLLLISINGCVPYFNQPLSEQRAEIGAETPARKSLANLPLPKEKIVAAVYKFRDQTGQYKPSETGASWSTAVTQGTTSILLKAIEESGWFIPIEREGLSNLLNERKIIRSSRANYAGQNESSQLLPPLLFAGLVLEGGVISYDANVLTGGAGLKYFGAGASGQYRQDRVTVYLRAISTSNGRILKTVYTSKMILSQKLDASIFRYVKFKRLLEAEVGFTYNEPSEMAVKEAIEKAVESLVIEGVIEGLWDLKNPEDVNSDVITKYVEDKEDNQGADFFDQLITPRRRKFGLGFNAGSWLYMGDYKHTELEVMAGVSLLYDTQSALQFGLNFGRGDLATTDYFQKTYNSLDVTAKYRLLPYKDWTPYIEGGLGVFSEHDKSVYTIDISNSIYTQALYGAGIEFIFNDRIGLNFSVLNHYIFNDNIDGKEQGNFNDYFWEGKVGLNFYFDKIWDRNKKNKNRKEKIRKKAVSKGAPIE; encoded by the coding sequence ATGCTTAGATATATACTCCACTACACTTGTTGTTTATTGTTATTGATTTCTATTAATGGATGTGTTCCTTATTTTAATCAGCCTTTAAGCGAGCAAAGAGCAGAAATTGGCGCTGAAACACCGGCTAGGAAAAGTTTGGCTAATTTACCTTTGCCAAAAGAGAAGATAGTTGCTGCTGTTTATAAATTTCGCGACCAAACCGGACAATATAAACCTTCTGAGACTGGAGCGAGCTGGTCAACTGCTGTAACGCAAGGAACTACATCTATACTTTTAAAAGCAATTGAAGAATCGGGTTGGTTTATTCCTATTGAAAGGGAAGGCTTATCTAATTTACTCAATGAACGAAAAATTATACGATCAAGTCGTGCAAATTATGCAGGTCAAAACGAAAGTTCACAATTGCTGCCTCCACTACTTTTTGCAGGATTGGTGCTGGAAGGTGGGGTTATAAGTTACGATGCAAATGTATTAACAGGTGGTGCTGGTTTGAAATACTTTGGTGCAGGTGCTTCCGGGCAGTACCGACAAGATAGGGTTACAGTATATCTTCGTGCAATATCGACCAGTAATGGTCGAATTTTAAAGACTGTATATACTTCAAAAATGATTCTTTCCCAAAAATTGGATGCTAGTATTTTTCGATATGTGAAATTTAAACGTCTTCTTGAAGCTGAAGTTGGCTTTACTTATAACGAGCCGTCTGAAATGGCGGTTAAAGAGGCAATAGAGAAGGCTGTTGAGTCTTTGGTTATCGAAGGTGTGATAGAAGGTCTTTGGGACTTAAAGAATCCAGAGGACGTTAATTCGGATGTTATTACTAAATATGTTGAGGATAAAGAAGATAATCAAGGAGCAGATTTTTTCGACCAGTTAATTACTCCTCGCCGTCGTAAGTTTGGTTTAGGTTTTAATGCTGGGTCATGGTTATATATGGGAGATTATAAGCATACAGAGTTGGAAGTTATGGCTGGGGTGTCTTTATTATACGATACCCAATCGGCCTTGCAGTTTGGACTTAATTTTGGGAGAGGGGATTTAGCAACAACGGATTATTTTCAAAAGACATATAATTCTTTGGATGTAACAGCTAAATATCGATTATTACCTTATAAAGATTGGACACCTTATATTGAAGGTGGTTTGGGTGTGTTTTCGGAACATGATAAATCAGTATATACCATTGATATTTCAAATTCTATTTATACCCAAGCCTTGTATGGTGCTGGAATAGAATTTATATTTAATGATAGAATCGGATTGAATTTTTCCGTATTGAATCATTATATTTTTAATGATAATATAGATGGGAAAGAGCAAGGGAATTTTAATGATTATTTCTGGGAAGGCAAAGTTGGCCTAAACTTTTATTTTGATAAGATTTGGGATCGAAATAAAAAGAATAAGAATAGAAAAGAAAAAATACGGAAAAAAGCAGTAAGTAAAGGTGCTCCTATTGAATAA
- a CDS encoding curli production assembly/transport component CsgF, translated as MNIIKIVFVLSFLCLLMPNESKAQDFVYKPINSSFGGDQYNYNWLLNSATQQNRIEDPNSDSALNSDPLDDFESNLNRQILNQLSSRLVNQIFGDSGDLEAGSYNLGNYKVDVFEDASGVTVNIQDITNGNFSNVVIPSY; from the coding sequence ATGAATATTATTAAAATAGTATTTGTCTTGTCTTTTTTGTGTTTGTTAATGCCAAACGAATCGAAGGCTCAGGATTTTGTTTATAAGCCAATAAACTCATCTTTTGGAGGTGATCAATACAATTACAATTGGTTGTTAAATTCGGCTACTCAGCAAAACAGAATTGAAGATCCCAATTCTGATAGTGCATTAAATTCAGATCCGTTGGATGATTTTGAGTCGAACTTGAATAGGCAAATCCTTAATCAATTATCTAGTCGCTTGGTGAATCAAATTTTTGGAGATAGTGGAGACTTAGAGGCAGGGTCGTATAATTTGGGAAATTATAAGGTTGATGTGTTTGAAGATGCGAGTGGAGTTACTGTTAATATTCAGGATATCACGAATGGAAATTTTTCCAATGTCGTAATTCCAAGTTATTAA
- a CDS encoding CsgE family curli-type amyloid fiber assembly protein, producing MRYFYRSFIFIFLFMFFVSLPEMKGQEVESDSVKTLKILQQALDDIVDENKMANDPNFDMEIDGLVMDETMTKVGRDFYDMFFSIWVAPEKAKNFTILIKEMILPGVATQITVFVNETEVFKQRVQPRYEVLEQMSQYANQMAVQFLDNYEKMKAQLEDEDQQGTGLF from the coding sequence ATGAGATATTTTTATAGAAGTTTTATATTTATTTTCCTTTTTATGTTTTTTGTTTCATTACCAGAAATGAAGGGGCAGGAAGTTGAAAGTGATTCTGTAAAAACATTAAAGATCCTTCAACAAGCATTGGATGATATAGTTGATGAAAATAAAATGGCTAATGATCCAAATTTTGATATGGAAATTGATGGATTGGTTATGGATGAAACAATGACCAAAGTAGGACGTGATTTCTATGATATGTTTTTTTCCATTTGGGTTGCGCCAGAAAAGGCGAAAAATTTCACCATTTTAATTAAAGAAATGATTTTACCTGGGGTGGCAACTCAAATTACTGTTTTTGTAAATGAAACTGAAGTGTTTAAGCAAAGAGTGCAACCGCGTTATGAAGTTTTGGAGCAAATGTCCCAATATGCTAATCAAATGGCGGTGCAATTTTTAGATAATTATGAAAAAATGAAGGCCCAACTTGAAGATGAAGATCAACAAGGAACGGGATTGTTTTGA
- a CDS encoding PorP/SprF family type IX secretion system membrane protein produces MVKWRFIHIICCLLLTSLVKAQDVEFSQFYANRLYLNPAFAGSEYVPTLGMSYRNQWPQNNRPFVTYSASFDQYVDLMNGGVGLLILQDNQGQGAIKTTTASAMYSYSLDVNRNLSMNIGFKAGYIQRKLDWGSFVFSDMIDPLYGVIYPSREVQPSSLSKSYWDFSMGIIVNYKSLYFGGVIDHLSEPNEAFNSEQNIAVLPRKYTVHAGANIPMGYSRGLMKSNFSISPNILYQRQLDFEQINYGLYLSRNNWVVGTWLRHNLSFDFDAFIILIGYQTEKIRIGYSYDYVVSNLVKTNSGAHEISLSYLLGTAKSSCSGTHFLRKKRRIRAIRCPKF; encoded by the coding sequence ATGGTAAAATGGAGATTTATTCATATCATCTGTTGTTTGCTTTTGACTTCACTAGTCAAGGCTCAGGACGTTGAGTTCTCTCAGTTTTATGCGAATAGACTCTACCTTAATCCAGCGTTTGCCGGATCAGAATATGTTCCAACATTAGGAATGTCGTATCGTAATCAATGGCCGCAGAACAATCGCCCTTTTGTTACTTATAGTGCTTCTTTCGATCAATACGTTGATTTAATGAATGGGGGAGTAGGACTATTAATACTTCAGGATAATCAGGGACAAGGAGCGATCAAAACAACAACAGCTTCAGCAATGTATTCATATTCATTGGATGTCAATAGGAATTTATCAATGAATATTGGATTCAAAGCCGGCTATATTCAAAGGAAATTGGACTGGGGATCATTTGTGTTTTCGGATATGATCGATCCATTGTATGGTGTTATTTATCCTTCGAGAGAAGTTCAGCCAAGTAGTTTGAGTAAATCGTACTGGGATTTTTCGATGGGGATCATCGTGAATTATAAGAGTCTTTATTTTGGAGGTGTAATTGATCATCTTTCAGAGCCTAATGAAGCATTCAATTCAGAACAGAACATAGCGGTTTTACCGCGTAAATATACAGTGCATGCGGGTGCAAATATTCCCATGGGTTATTCTCGTGGATTAATGAAGAGCAATTTTTCAATTTCGCCAAATATATTGTATCAACGACAGTTAGATTTCGAGCAAATAAATTACGGATTGTATTTGTCCAGAAATAATTGGGTTGTTGGAACTTGGCTTCGACACAACCTATCTTTCGATTTTGATGCATTCATTATTTTAATTGGTTACCAAACGGAAAAAATAAGAATTGGTTATTCCTATGATTATGTGGTCTCTAATTTGGTTAAAACCAATTCTGGAGCTCATGAGATATCACTTAGTTATTTATTGGGAACGGCAAAATCGTCTTGTTCAGGAACTCATTTTTTAAGAAAGAAAAGAAGAATACGAGCTATTCGATGTCCTAAATTTTAA
- a CDS encoding T9SS type B sorting domain-containing protein, whose product MRFLFRIFLFYIVLASNVVFGQGQAGIWYFGENAGLNFNVTPSVALTNGSLNTEEGCSTVCTAQGDLLFYTDGVTVYNKNHAVMVNGTGLDGNASATQSSIIVQQPGSAILYYIFTVDAHQNALRNGLNYSIVDLSQNGGLGAVTVKNTLLYGNEVCEKVTAVKHANGIDFWILMHRWDSRDFYAYQLTATGVSAPVISTIGVRHNSDRKSAIGYMKISPNGSKLALAIFTQDRVELFDFNSSSGTVSNPIQLNNYTSPYGIEFSPSGEFLYVSSFMNGDLYQFNITSNNEATINSSAQIIGSGSWLYGALQLAPDNRIYMAKTFTNGSTGSLDLDVINNPDVAGAGSNFVANSKNLAGRRCRLGLPNFVTSIFTLEFAYQFDCVGDNTEFTISSDLANISSATWDFGDGMSLTSNTSPFTVNHVYAVANTYNVNLLVNLISGGTYNITQAVTIRTLPTVVDQSESVWEDIQGTGIASGVDLTLLENAVNSTAGATYIWYSDVALITPVPNAANVTVSNGTQFWVEVNDGFCSKVAVVTYTVHSLPKALDQNIVLCEDNYNSGIVSNIDLTLLEPAITNNNGFLVTWFHNLALSLPVTNPNNRIVSDGEIFYAKVSTGTETSVAVVTYTIENLPEGNNVSVQIWEDSFGSGMASGVDLTFYNVQVAGANNIVWFSDAALTSPIANPTNLVVNDQDVFYAYIDNGSCLNSGSIQFTVRSSPIANDLDIEVCEDVFGSGVASNIDLLLLNGAINGGTTSSVSWFSDAALSIPVTNPANVSVTNGLMFYVLVQSAGESNSAIVTYTVQSLPIANNQSVVEFEDAPGSMISLGVDLSFYNNVILGGQSNSIDWYLDSGLTTLVSDPTNHDVTDGDVFYALVSNGTCSNVAVVDFSVVNTPVARNAFPVVCEDVEGTGTALVDLSLLENQINEGNGDTFVWYFDWPTEPSGLPVNAIADPANVIVNDGDRFFAAVSDAFNTNVAAVTYTVYSRPNATDQTIDVWEDSFGTGLASGLNLVAYNPLISTNSISWYEDALITIPVATPNNVNVITGDDYYALVDNGNCQNTAVLIFNVRNLPEANNLQVELCEDITGSGTFSSYDFSQLESAVNNDPGTLKEWFFDTGLTLPVPTPTNTSVSNGDRFFVRVSFGAESNVGRIDFIINASPDAQNHVVALCEDIFNTGQVVGENLNNYESSISSSLTSTIIWYFDLSYSNPVLNAQNILVSDGDIYYARVWDGTCDNFAELSYDISSLPQTSTVNEVVCEDNFGSSSLSGINLTDYNLQVSNDPVANVEWFEDDQLNIPVVNPLDVTIFNQSSYYAQATNPGGCENSGRLNFIVNPLPEAIDLGLELCEDVVGNGEVADYDLTTLNSQISTTPSVIVSWYKDVDLLIPVVNPGDLTIRSAESYFAKVENGCVNSSMVDFIVHDKPIFDLGMDTTIFYTESKILAPSINIRFLPGNYLWQDGTTSSTYTVTAEGKYLLKYTDMNGCVGVDSITVYMDRYRIFVPNAFTPDGNGVNDTFRPSITGDIAGEDIEMYIYNRWGELIYEFTDLGQGWDGTYKGQKANTGVYVWILIVNGKARKDGNVSLIR is encoded by the coding sequence ATGAGATTTCTATTTCGCATATTTCTTTTCTATATCGTTTTGGCTTCAAATGTAGTGTTTGGTCAGGGACAAGCGGGTATATGGTATTTTGGAGAAAATGCAGGTTTAAATTTCAATGTTACTCCTTCAGTTGCTTTAACTAATGGTAGTTTAAATACGGAAGAAGGTTGTTCTACTGTTTGCACAGCACAAGGTGATTTGTTGTTCTACACAGATGGAGTTACGGTTTATAATAAAAACCATGCAGTAATGGTTAACGGAACTGGCTTGGATGGAAATGCTTCAGCAACTCAATCATCAATAATTGTACAGCAACCAGGAAGTGCGATACTCTACTATATATTTACTGTCGATGCTCATCAAAATGCACTTCGAAATGGATTAAATTACTCCATAGTCGATTTATCGCAAAATGGAGGTCTGGGTGCGGTAACTGTTAAGAATACATTGCTATACGGAAATGAAGTATGTGAGAAAGTAACTGCGGTAAAACATGCTAATGGAATTGATTTCTGGATTCTTATGCATCGATGGGATAGTCGTGATTTTTACGCTTATCAATTAACCGCTACAGGTGTTTCAGCTCCTGTAATTAGTACTATTGGAGTAAGGCATAATAGTGATAGAAAATCAGCAATTGGATATATGAAGATCTCCCCGAATGGATCCAAGCTTGCTTTAGCCATATTTACACAGGATAGAGTCGAGTTGTTCGATTTTAATTCGTCTTCCGGAACTGTTTCAAACCCCATTCAGCTTAATAATTATACTTCACCTTATGGAATTGAATTTTCTCCTTCGGGGGAATTCTTATATGTAAGCTCATTCATGAATGGTGATTTGTATCAATTCAATATAACTTCTAATAACGAAGCTACAATTAATAGTTCAGCTCAAATTATTGGAAGTGGGTCATGGTTATATGGTGCATTACAGTTAGCGCCGGACAATAGGATATACATGGCTAAAACTTTTACTAATGGGTCGACTGGAAGTTTAGATTTGGATGTGATAAACAATCCGGATGTCGCAGGTGCAGGTTCTAATTTTGTTGCCAACTCAAAAAATTTAGCAGGGAGAAGGTGTCGCTTAGGTTTACCTAATTTTGTGACCAGTATTTTTACTCTTGAATTTGCATACCAGTTTGATTGTGTTGGAGACAACACAGAGTTTACCATTAGTTCCGATTTGGCAAATATTTCCAGTGCAACCTGGGATTTTGGTGATGGAATGAGCTTAACTTCCAATACAAGTCCTTTTACTGTAAATCATGTTTATGCGGTAGCTAATACCTATAATGTCAACCTCCTGGTTAATTTGATTTCTGGCGGAACTTATAATATCACTCAGGCGGTAACGATTCGTACTTTGCCTACTGTTGTTGATCAGTCGGAATCCGTATGGGAGGATATTCAGGGAACCGGAATAGCGAGTGGTGTAGATCTTACCCTATTGGAAAATGCGGTGAATAGTACTGCTGGCGCAACCTACATCTGGTATTCAGATGTCGCCTTAATAACTCCTGTTCCTAATGCTGCTAATGTAACTGTGAGCAATGGAACGCAGTTTTGGGTGGAAGTGAATGATGGTTTTTGCAGCAAGGTTGCTGTAGTAACCTATACGGTACATTCTTTGCCAAAAGCTTTGGATCAAAATATCGTTCTCTGTGAAGATAATTACAATTCAGGTATTGTATCTAACATTGATTTAACATTACTCGAGCCGGCAATTACAAATAACAATGGTTTTTTAGTGACATGGTTTCATAATCTTGCTTTAAGTCTGCCGGTAACAAATCCGAACAATCGAATCGTTTCTGATGGTGAGATTTTCTATGCGAAAGTTTCCACTGGAACCGAGACAAGTGTCGCAGTGGTTACTTATACTATTGAAAATCTGCCGGAAGGTAATAATGTTTCAGTTCAGATTTGGGAAGATAGTTTTGGGTCCGGCATGGCTTCTGGAGTTGATCTAACATTCTATAATGTTCAGGTTGCAGGAGCAAATAATATTGTGTGGTTTAGCGATGCAGCTCTAACAAGTCCTATTGCTAATCCAACTAATCTTGTGGTAAACGATCAAGATGTTTTTTACGCCTATATTGATAATGGATCATGTTTAAATAGCGGAAGTATTCAATTCACGGTTCGTTCATCTCCAATTGCGAATGATTTGGATATAGAGGTTTGTGAGGATGTTTTTGGAAGTGGAGTAGCCTCTAATATTGATTTATTATTGCTCAATGGTGCTATAAATGGAGGGACAACCAGTAGTGTTAGTTGGTTTTCTGATGCAGCATTGTCTATTCCTGTTACGAATCCTGCAAATGTAAGTGTTACAAATGGACTCATGTTTTACGTTCTTGTCCAAAGTGCGGGAGAATCTAATTCAGCCATAGTTACCTACACAGTTCAATCGTTACCAATCGCAAATAACCAAAGTGTTGTAGAGTTCGAAGATGCACCAGGATCGATGATTTCTTTGGGTGTCGATTTAAGTTTTTATAATAATGTTATTTTAGGAGGACAGTCAAATTCTATTGATTGGTATTTAGATTCTGGTCTCACTACTTTGGTTTCAGATCCAACGAATCATGATGTCACCGATGGGGATGTTTTCTATGCTCTCGTGTCGAATGGAACTTGTTCGAATGTTGCTGTAGTCGATTTTTCGGTTGTAAATACTCCAGTAGCAAGAAATGCTTTTCCTGTTGTATGTGAAGATGTAGAAGGAACAGGAACTGCTTTAGTTGATTTAAGTTTGCTGGAGAATCAAATTAACGAAGGAAATGGGGATACTTTTGTATGGTATTTTGACTGGCCCACAGAACCAAGTGGTTTGCCTGTTAATGCAATTGCTGATCCTGCAAATGTAATTGTTAATGACGGGGATCGATTTTTCGCCGCTGTAAGTGATGCGTTTAACACTAATGTTGCTGCAGTAACTTATACAGTTTATTCACGACCTAATGCAACTGATCAAACTATTGATGTGTGGGAAGATAGTTTTGGTACCGGATTGGCTTCAGGTCTAAATTTAGTAGCCTATAATCCCCTTATTTCAACTAATTCTATATCATGGTATGAAGATGCCTTGATAACAATTCCAGTTGCAACTCCTAATAATGTAAATGTTATTACAGGAGATGATTATTATGCCTTAGTAGATAATGGTAATTGTCAAAATACGGCGGTTTTAATATTTAATGTTCGCAATTTGCCGGAAGCGAATAATCTGCAAGTTGAATTGTGTGAAGACATAACGGGAAGCGGCACATTCTCCTCCTATGATTTTTCTCAGTTAGAATCAGCTGTAAATAATGATCCAGGAACTCTAAAAGAATGGTTTTTTGATACAGGTTTGACTTTACCGGTTCCCACTCCAACGAATACAAGCGTTTCTAACGGAGATCGTTTTTTTGTTCGGGTAAGTTTTGGTGCTGAGAGTAATGTCGGGCGCATTGATTTTATCATTAATGCATCTCCTGATGCTCAAAATCATGTTGTTGCTTTATGCGAAGATATTTTTAATACGGGACAGGTAGTCGGCGAAAACTTAAATAATTACGAGTCCTCTATTTCATCATCATTAACCAGTACAATTATCTGGTATTTTGATCTAAGCTATTCAAATCCAGTTTTAAATGCTCAGAATATTTTAGTTTCTGATGGAGATATTTATTATGCTCGGGTTTGGGACGGTACTTGCGATAATTTCGCAGAACTATCATATGATATTTCGTCATTACCTCAAACATCAACAGTAAATGAAGTCGTTTGTGAAGATAATTTTGGTTCGTCATCATTATCAGGAATAAACCTGACCGATTATAATTTGCAGGTAAGTAATGATCCTGTTGCAAATGTAGAATGGTTTGAAGATGATCAATTAAATATTCCTGTGGTGAATCCTCTTGATGTAACCATCTTTAATCAAAGTTCATATTACGCCCAAGCTACTAATCCGGGTGGATGTGAAAATTCTGGACGCTTGAATTTCATTGTGAATCCACTTCCTGAAGCAATTGATTTGGGTCTTGAATTGTGTGAGGATGTTGTTGGGAATGGGGAGGTTGCAGATTATGACTTAACTACACTTAATAGTCAAATAAGCACTACTCCATCCGTTATTGTTAGTTGGTATAAAGATGTTGATTTACTTATTCCTGTCGTAAATCCGGGTGACCTAACGATTCGTTCAGCTGAAAGTTATTTTGCGAAAGTTGAAAATGGATGTGTTAATTCATCAATGGTTGATTTTATAGTTCACGACAAGCCCATTTTTGATTTAGGAATGGATACCACAATATTCTACACAGAATCTAAAATATTAGCACCTTCAATAAATATCCGCTTTTTGCCTGGCAATTATTTGTGGCAAGACGGAACTACCAGCTCAACCTATACGGTTACTGCTGAAGGAAAATATTTGTTGAAATATACAGATATGAACGGTTGTGTAGGAGTAGATTCAATTACGGTGTACATGGATAGATATCGAATATTTGTTCCTAATGCTTTTACTCCTGATGGAAATGGTGTTAATGATACTTTTAGACCATCAATAACAGGTGATATTGCAGGTGAAGATATTGAGATGTATATATACAACCGATGGGGCGAATTAATTTATGAATTTACTGATTTAGGTCAAGGTTGGGATGGCACCTATAAGGGACAGAAAGCAAATACAGGTGTATATGTTTGGATCCTGATCGTTAATGGGAAAGCTCGTAAGGATGGTAATGTTTCTTTAATTCGATAA
- a CDS encoding helix-turn-helix domain-containing protein, protein MKQEVQNDLVRIKDRLRILDDKKKKVAKIIGVTDVYLSYILNGKRPLTTTVKSKLFDYLGLS, encoded by the coding sequence ATGAAACAGGAAGTTCAGAACGATCTTGTTAGAATTAAAGACAGACTCAGAATTCTAGATGACAAGAAGAAGAAAGTAGCCAAGATTATTGGTGTAACAGATGTGTATTTGTCTTATATCCTTAATGGAAAACGACCTTTGACTACAACCGTAAAGTCAAAACTCTTTGATTACTTAGGCCTTAGTTAG